From the genome of Penicillium oxalicum strain HP7-1 chromosome VII, whole genome shotgun sequence:
ACTCGCTGCGCCCCACACGTTCCTTACACTGGTGGGACAAGTGCAAAACCCCAGTTCGACCCTTACCAGGATGTACCCGCTGGGGGTTGCACCGGCCAGTCTGAAGCCTCTTGGCGCTTGCCGTTGGCCATTCAGATTGTTCCTGCGGTGATTCTTGGAATCGGAATGATCTTCTTCCCAGAGTCTCCACGATGGCTCATGATGAAAGAGCGAGATGATGACTCGTTGAAGGCGCTGTCGAGGCTTCGGCGGCAGGATCGCAAGTCTCCGACTCTTCAGAACGAGTATTTGGAGATTCGGGCATCTATCATGCTTGAGAATACGTTTGCTCGGGAACACTTTCCCGGACTTTCCGGATTCCGACTCCATGCTGCCCAGGTGAgatttttttgttttcgatTCGTTCCAAATgggcaagaaaaagacttgACTGACTTGATGTTAAGTATCTTTCGCTGGTTACCAATTGGGCGCGTTTCAAGCGCTTGGCTATTGGATGTTGCACCATGTTCTTCCAACAGTTTATGGGATGTAACGGTAAGACTTCATTGTCCAGGAGCTGTAGACAccgatattctaatttttttttttgatttcacAGCAATGATCTACTATGCACCCACGATCTTTGGACAGCTCGGTCTCAGTGGTAACACCACTTCACTCCTGGCGACCGGAGTCTATGGCATTGTCAACTGCTTGAGTACTCTCCCAGCATTATTCTTCATTGATCGCGTTGGCCGCCGGGTGCTACTCATGGCTGGCGCTACTGGTACCTGCATCTCCCTTGTTATCGTCGGTGGCATCCTGGGGGGTTATGGAAACCGCTTGATGGATCACAAGTCCGCCGGCTGGGCTGGAATCGCCTTTATCTACATCTACGATATCAATTTCTCTTACTCCTTTGGTATGTGACGATCATTCCCACCCACATCTCCTGCAAGCAGCAGCTTTACCCTGACAGTGCACAATAGCTCCCATCGGCTGGGTCCTTCCATCCGAGATCTTTAACCTGTCCATTCGATCCAAGGCAATCTCCATTACCACCTCCGCAACCTGGATGTGCAACTTGTAAGTTGTGCTTCAAGCTTAAGGCTCTTTCCGAATGCGGGCTGACTTACACTCTCGGTAGCATCATTGGTCTCGTCACTCCAGATATGCTTGATTCCATCACATGGGGCACTTATATCTTCTTCGCTGCCTTTTGCCTGTTGGCGCTTGCGTTTACATTCTTCTGCAtccccgagaccaagggaAAGGTGAGACACAACGACAAACCAGATAATGGTCATGGTTGTATGATGAAGCTAACATTTTCGACACAGACACTTGAGGATATGGATCTGATCTTTGGTGACACTGCCGCAcacgaggagaaggagcgcATCAAGCACATTGAAGCTGAGCTCCGAGGCGAGGATCGCGAGGATCTCAAGCCTGACAACACACATGCAGAAATTGTCAATGTGTAGCCTAGATCATTTCTCTGGGCCGGCTGCAATGAGGGAGAATTGATGTTGAATCCATGGATATTCTAGTGATTGTACACTAACCACATGACGGGTGTTTAAGCCCCCCGATGGAATTGGTTTTCCAACGTTCTTCTCACGAATGAAAATAAATTCAAAATGTCATCTCCTCGTTCCTCTGTTTAGATTTTCGCAATGATTTAGCAAGTCAATCACGCAGCatccccccaccccctctctttcatcAAGGACTTTTCCAACAACAATTCTCAACACAGAGTGTCTATCGTGCCGCAAAGACACACCCGCACGAGTCAGTTGGCCGCTCCCGCCCGCAGTGGATGTCCATGTGGGTCACGCCTCCGTCCTTATCCTTATCGCCACGCTTTCCCCAACTTACAAACTCCACCTCATCAACTTTCGCGCTTGGCCGTCATCCCAATCACGAATATCACTCCGCCCGCCATGTCTTCACAGAAATCCGCTCCAGCATATGTCTCGAATGGACAGACCCTCTCCAGGTTCGTCAAGTTGATTttcatccccctccccccccctttgatCCACACCCACACACATACATGCATGCGAACCATTCAACTAACCTCGCCATGAACACCAAAGCCCTCCGCTGACCGTTCGCTTGAACCGCTTCGTTGAGAGCGTCTACCTCTTCTTGGGCTTGTACTTTGTCAGCTTGTTCTCGGTACGTTGCACTCTCTTTCTGTGGAGCACACAAATCTAAGCGGTAGCTCTTGCTTGATATCTCGCCTGATGAGGGGCGGGAATGTTTTTCAAACACTTGAATGCGGAACATTCTCCAGATCAAGCTGCGACCATACacggagagaggaagagagggacTGACACCATTTCAATCAACAGTTTGATGCAAATGCTTCGGCCCAGAGCTCACAATTCAACATTCACAATCGAAACTCTGTTTCGCGTGGGACATCGAGTTGGGGCTCCCGGGCTGGTGGTTCGTCGGGTCCTGCTTCGCGACGGGGAGGCAATGGTGGGGGGCCGCGCCTCGGTCGCGTGGATGATATTCGAGGACCGGAGTGCAAGAGCTGTCAATGATGGTTTGGGGTGAAAACTTTGTGTCATCTTGGATATATATTCGGGTGGGCTGGGGTTGGGTTTGAGAAGTTGAGAAGGGTATTTGGAATTTGAAATTGAGATTCGGTTTCCTCAGAATTGGAATCGTTTGGCTGCGGATGATGATTGGGGAGTATCTGCCGAATAGATGGTATCACTTTCCACTGCTTTGGGTAAGTAGTGTTTACCTGTTTGCGCTTTATCGTGTTGAGTCGCTTTTGCGTAGATACTCTGGATTTTGGAGGATGGATACACTGGGTCGATGGAACTTCCGACAGAGGAGTAGGGAGGTTCAAAGTGTCACTGTAGATGGACGGGAAACCGATGGATGCTACTGATGGGGAGTGAATCATGCCCACAAGACTTGCCCGAACTATGTCTGTTCATGTCTATTCTTCTGGATATGCCAGTGCTAGCTCACTCATATATTGGTTGTCAACCATATCCAATGACGACCGAGATCTACTTCTCCAAAGGTGAAGCGGACGACCGAGTCCAACTCTCCCGCCCGGTGGATATTGAGGCTTTTAGATCTTCACGTGATGATCACATCCCCCGCTCCGCTAAATGTTGTAGTCGGCATGGCTGTTAAGGGGAAAAGTGTCCTCTGGTTTCTAAATAAACCCTAATAGACCTCAGAAAAGCTGTGTACCAAACTGGTGTCCCTACTCAGCAACCTCAAAAGTCAACATGTCGACCATTCCCACCACCAACGCCGAGTGGACAGAGGCAATCTCTGCTCTGTCGGCGCAATTGACAGGCGACGTCCTGCCCGTTCCGCCCACCAGTCCCGAGCAGATCCCGGGCATGATTGATCACACCCTTCTCAAAGAACCCATTGAGCCTCAGCAGATCGACACTCTCTGCCAGGAGGCTCGCCAGCACAATTTTGCCACGGTGTGCGTTCGCGTGGGATACGTTGCGCAAGCGGTTGCCAACCTCAAAGACCTGCCCAATGTGGGGGTGGCCTGCGTGGTGGGGTTCCACGAAGGAACGTATGAAACGGAGTATAAAGTGTCTGAGGCCCGGGAAGCAGTGGCCCTGGGCGCCAGTGAACTCGATATGGTGATTGATTATCccaagttgaagaagggagaatATACCGCCGTCTACGAGGACGTTCTGGCGGTGCGTCGCGCTGCCCCGTTGCCGGTTCTGCTCAAGGCGATTCTCGAGACGTCCGAgcttgagaaggaggagattATTGCTGCTACGTTGCTCTGTTGCATTGCAGGTGTAGACTTTGTCAAGGTGAGTTTGGACTCGAGTGGGCAActttggagagagaaggagaaagagagagcaaagagaGCGATTCTCTCTGGATATTCCGGGAATTTCTCAACTCGGTATCGAGACAGGCGTATATTGTGTTGAATCTATTCTAACGATTGCGATATTTCCCCAAATAGACCAGCACTGGATTCAAAGGCCCCGCGACGGAGGATGCTGTCTCATTAATGCGGACCGTCTCTCAAGTCGCTGGGTTCCCCAATGTTCAGGTCAAGGCCAGCGGTGGTGTCCGGACTGCCTCTGACTGTCTGCGCATGGTCAAGGCTGGAGCAACCAGAATCGGAGCTAGTGCTGGTGTGAACATCGTGCGCGAACTTACCAGCGGAGAGACTCAGGCCCAGTCCACGGGTGGTGACGGATACTAAGTTCCCGCTGGaaataacaaaaaaaaaaggaaaatgtcTTGATCAAGATCTCTTCACCTTGATCAAAATGCATAATCTCCAAAGTTCGGGTCTTTGTCCTGCCCTTTGGACCCGTTGACACCTattggggaaaaaaatgaaattcTCTCTGGCACAGCTCTACAAATCATTTTCCTCCCAGAGAAGATTTCTTCGGAACGAGCACCCTCGTTTCTCACCCCAGATTGGTTCTGGAAGTTCAGTCCTCCGTTTGTTGAGGTTGTGGCCCTCGTAGCCTGGCatttgtctcttcttcctggtAACGATACGCGTTCTTCCGATCAGCACTCTTTGTTTTTAAATCTCCGAGAGGAACTTTTCAAGGGGTAACGGGACCCCAGCCCAGCCTGGTCTATACTTCTGGAGGACAATCATGCGCCGATCTTCATCTACAGTACAGGGAGCTACGCGTCTTGAGGAcagatcaagaaaaaaaaaaggaatccAAAACACAGGCCTCGTCTACTGACCAGTCCTGTTCTCATTGTTATCTCCCAAGAGTGTATTGTACGGGTCATCGACTTGTTGGCTTGAGCGCGCGATTAAAGACAGTCGTCTGGATTGCTCGCCTCCGTGAATTGATTTCCACATTTTCACCCCAATAAATGCAACATCGCCCATCACCCAGGAAGTCGGACTTGCCCTTCCATATTCATTTAGTTCAACTGTATTACCCCACtaccctctctctctctctcctggtCAATGGATGTTACACACTCCCTTCTTCCACCTATCTACCTACCTTTGCCTCCATCTCGCCCTTCCCATTCTAGCACGTTCATTTTCCAACATCCACAAACCCAccacagagagaaaaaaacatcaTGTAGAAGCCGGTTGAAACTATTGAtataaaaaagaaagtggaGCCAGAACCACATTTAGTCCCATCCAACTGTGGGGAGGTATATGTAGTGGCAATATTCCCATAGAACAGGAATGACATGGATGGGGTCTAGCTGACGACCGGATCCCAGCATTGCACAATGAGTCCCTGGGTATATGAGGTACATGTAGTCATGGACTGCCTCGAAAGCAACAAGTGCAGCTGGGGACCCGACGTCTGCTAGCTACCTATAGATTGTCATTGTGTGTCTGCTTATAGTTCAGCTCTCCCTACAATGTAGGGGGCTTAAAtgtgaaaaaagaagaaagaaatagAAACGCACAAACAAAAAGAGGTCCACCTACTCAGGACAAATTGTGATTGATCCGACTTGGTAGATAAAACCTAGATGGGTCTGGTTTTGGTTGCTGGGGTGGGGGGAACAAAGCTTGGAAGCTTGGTACGGATCGACACTGACGTCTTGTTCGTTCGGTTTGACGTGGGATTTTGAGATATGGATCTTTCCAAGTATCATAATGAGTGGGTAGGTGACTGTGCTCTTCAATTGTCGGACTGGTGTCTCATGCCTACGTTTTTCCCTTGCACATTTGATGGATGAACGTTGCATATACGGGTTCCTTTTCGAGTGGCACATGACTTGTCACGACCACAAC
Proteins encoded in this window:
- a CDS encoding Deoxyribose-phosphate aldolase — its product is MSTIPTTNAEWTEAISALSAQLTGDVLPVPPTSPEQIPGMIDHTLLKEPIEPQQIDTLCQEARQHNFATVCVRVGYVAQAVANLKDLPNVGVACVVGFHEGTYETEYKVSEAREAVALGASELDMVIDYPKLKKGEYTAVYEDVLAVRRAAPLPVLLKAILETSELEKEEIIAATLLCCIAGVDFVKTSTGFKGPATEDAVSLMRTVSQVAGFPNVQVKASGGVRTASDCLRMVKAGATRIGASAGVNIVRELTSGETQAQSTGGDGY